In Patescibacteria group bacterium, the genomic stretch ATCGTTCTACTTGATCGCGTCTTCGAAAACAAAGAAGCGAAGGAGCAGCTAATCGGCTCGCGCAAAGAGCTCGCAGAATCGCCACACATTTTCATTCTGCTGGAGGGCAAGGTCGACAAGGCTGCACTCACCAAACTCGAGAAGGTTGCTGCGAAGGCGCAGGTGTTTGAGGTAGGTGGCGCCGGTGGTTCGAGCGGTGGTTTTGGCGGTGGGGCTGGAGGCAAGGGCCGCCAATTCGCCGTGGGGGAGACCGGCGGACAGTTTTCAATCAGCGAATTCAACATTTTCTCGCTCGGTGACGCATTCGGCCGCCGCGACAAAAAAGAACTGTGGTTTTTGTTTAGCAAGGCAGCACTGCGCAACATTCCAGCCGAAGAGATCCACGGCATTTTGTTCTGGGCTTGGAAATCCATGGCCCTGGCCGCCGCCTCGAAAGATGCCGCCGAAGCCGGCATTAACCCCTACGTCTTCCAAAAAAGCTCGGGCTTTGCCAAGAATTTCAGCGCCAACGAGCTCGCCACCATGGGCGCACGCCTCGTCCGAATGTCTCACGACGCGCACCGCGGCAAGACCGATTTTGATATCGAGCTGGAGCGGTTTGTGTTGGGGGTGTAAAATGCGCACAAAAAGTTGCAAAAACATCCAGTCTCTCCTCAGAGAGACTGGATGTTGGCGAAGAAGCTGAGCTTACTTGACGGCGATTTCTCCAGTCATCGCATTGACGGGCCAGGCCAGCCGTTTGATCACTGTGTCCATGAGACGTTTTCCGGTTGGATTGAACAGATTCCAGATATTCTCCGGGTCCAAGTTTCTTTTCACAAAGCGGTGAATACGGTCGCTTGCGGCGATTCGCAAACTTAGCCGGTATGCTCCCGCTGAGAGCAAACCGCTGGCAAGCCCGTTCGCAAGCGCGATGAGGAGCACTGTCTGCTCGCCCATTTTACCCTTGGTGAGCAATGCGGTTGTCGAAGTGACAAGCAACGTTACCAGTGCCCCCATCCAATGGGCTTCTTTCCCCGACATCCTTGCGATAAGCAGAGGGAGCCGAGTGAGTGCTTGACCGATGGTGGCTACCATCGACAGGACTGGTGTAAGCACGAAGCTAACCAGCCAAATGACCCCGAAAGTGCTCAGTGCCAAGGTAAAAATGGTGCCCACGTAGGTGACTATGAAGGTCTTGGTTGCCACAAACAGCAGCACGCTTCGTGACCACAGCCGACCGAGCTTGCTTTTTTCGGTGTCCAAACTAATCCCTATAATGAAGCCTAGGGAGGCGGCAAGAATAGCCATGATCCAGAGCCCGAGAATCAGCAAGGACATATCTTGGTCGGGTTGATGCAGGCGGTGATATGTTGAGATAAGGACAAATCCAACCCAAGCCAACCCGATGATCCAGTCAGTGGTCCGCAAACGATTTTCTGTTGACTGTCGAAGCCACCGACAAGAGCGGGGCAGGAGAGATAAGACGCGGCCGAGTCCGTCGCCAAGTCGCCTCCAGTTGTTTGGGCCGCGTTGGTTCAGATCGCTGAGCCAGGCCGCCGCTCGGGGCCATGTGTTGCTGACCTTGCTGGGCGCAGTCCGTGGTTCGTGCAATTTCTTCCAGATCTCGGGGGCCCAGAAGCCGATGATGAAGCCGAGGAGACAGGCCGCGAACATCGGCCAGAAGCCAGCGAAGTGAAAGGCGAGGATGCCAGTCGCGCCACCAGCGAAGCCACCGACGAAGTGTCTGAGGGTGAGGTTCATAAGCGTGTGAGTTGCTGCAGTTTGTGTCAAACAGGGCGGGGAATCGGCAACGAGCCGACTCTTTTAGGTGAATTCCCGTCCAGTGCTATTTGCTAGCAAAGTACACTAAATCAAGGATAGTGTCAAGGTGGCGCCGCTACCTCCTAAACAACCCTTCAAAGTCCTCCTTCGGCATCTCGTAATTAAACCCTGGCGCTTTCTCCTGCAATCGCCCGCAGCGTTCTTTGTCATATTTCGGCGTCTTCTTCAATTGCACAAAACACACGGCTGAATACCGGCCCTCCTTTGCGGTCTGCGCGGTGGCGACCACCCGATGGCAGGTGGCTTTCAGCTGTCCGCTGGAGCGTAGCTGCATTTGCATCGAGGGGATGATCACGGTTTCGTCAGCCGAAACAGGCATGTCGATCCATTGCTTCTCGCGAGTGAGGCACTGCAACCCCGCCGCGCTCTCGTACAAGTGGGGAGTGAAGCCGCTTTGATCCGCGTGGGCACTGGCGATCTCTTCGCCGACGGTCCGATCGCCAAAATAATGAATAAAGCGGATGAAATACGCATCCTCGCCCTGCTCGACCTCCTTTGTGAAATCTGGTAGAGCAAAAGCCTCTTCCGCCTGTCGCGCAAATTCCACGATGAGCGGCTTGGTCAGCGCCACTAGCGCCGAAGCGTCTTCGATGAAGCACAGGGCGACGGCGTTCTTCACCTTGCCGGCGTTTTCCGTGAGCCAGCGCTTGCTGCCGGTAGTGACATCGAAATTTTCCTTGTGATCTGCCTTGTTTCCAACACCGTCTTTCAATTCGTATCCAACTCCATCAGCATTGTTGCTGTAGGGGAGACCGC encodes the following:
- a CDS encoding 2OG-Fe(II) oxygenase family protein; translation: MKHPIKDIENLATTGFVSMKYPPQLRAAVEKAVASWQEFCALPTEVKRGLPYSNNADGVGYELKDGVGNKADHKENFDVTTGSKRWLTENAGKVKNAVALCFIEDASALVALTKPLIVEFARQAEEAFALPDFTKEVEQGEDAYFIRFIHYFGDRTVGEEIASAHADQSGFTPHLYESAAGLQCLTREKQWIDMPVSADETVIIPSMQMQLRSSGQLKATCHRVVATAQTAKEGRYSAVCFVQLKKTPKYDKERCGRLQEKAPGFNYEMPKEDFEGLFRR